In Chanodichthys erythropterus isolate Z2021 chromosome 7, ASM2448905v1, whole genome shotgun sequence, a genomic segment contains:
- the siae gene encoding sialate O-acetylesterase produces the protein MLIPIIFLLVLSPFASVLPAAEVFRFSSYYGDHMVLQKAPAKAVVWGFGQTGAEVVVSLSEPHKGSASSALVVNGIWRTTLNPVEAGGPYNLTASQNTTKSSITLTDVLFGDIWICSGQSNMAFTVSQLINATEEVAMASKFPNVRIFQAALEQSSKELIDLAGVEVPWSRPTEKLLGGKPFSHFSAVCWLFGHYLYDTLNYPIGIVETCWGGTPVEAWSSPRALHKCGLKSSESSVPYSPQPVESNLLLNMSEKWESSVLWNAMIHPLLNMTITGAIWYQGEANTNYNRDEYNCSFPGMIDDWRMAFHEGSGGQTALDFPFGFVQLSTFHRKAQHDGFREIRWHQTADYGFAPNERMKNTFMAVAIDLPDDKSPWGSIHPEYKRDVAHRLVLGARAVAYGENVSFQGPFPSQIVLNEFFICIVFNQDINVTLDDDFFEICCSEEKMCGSDNNWLPSSIIKHGLDYVFISIPPPCSDASVKAVRYLWTDWPCKFKACPIYSSDGLLPAPPFILAITKQ, from the exons ATGTTGATTCCGATTATTTTCTTATTAGTTTTGAGCCCATTTGCAAGTGTTTTACCTGCAG CGGAAGTGTTTCGGTTCTCTTCTTATTATGGGGATCACATGGTTCTGCAGAAAGCCCCAGCCAAAGCAGTCGTGTGGGGATTTGGACAGACAGGAGCCGAGGTTGTGGTGTCATTGTCTGAACCACACAAAGGGTCAGCAAGCTCTGCTCTTGTTGTCAATG GTATTTGGCGCACGACTCTCAATCCTGTGGAGGCTGGTGGTCCCTACAATTTAACCGCATCTCAGAATACAACTAAAAGCTCAATCACGCTCACAGATGTGCTCTTTGGAGACATCTGGATATGTAGTGGACAAAGTAACATGGCATTCACTGTTAGTCAA TTGATTAATGCAACAGAGGAGGTGGCCATGGCGTCTAAGTTCCCTAACGTGAGGATCTTCCAGGCTGCCTTGGAGCAGAGCAGTAAGGAACTAATCGATCTGGCTGGAGTGGAAGTTCCTTGGTCTCGACCAACAGAGA AATTGCTTGGTGGAAAGCCATTCAGCCATTTCTCTGCAGTTTGCTGGCTCTTTGGTCACTATCTCTATGACACACTGAATTATCCCATCGGAATAGTAGAGACGTGTTGGGGAGGCACACCTGTTGAAGCCTGGTCATCCCCAAGGGCTCTTCACAAGTGTGGATTGAAGAGTTCAGAGAGCAG TGTTCCCTATAGTCCTCAGCCTGTGGAAAGTAACCTCTTGCTGAACATGTCTGAAAAGTGGGAAAGTTCAGTGCTGTGGAATGCCATGATCCATCCATTACTCAACATGACCATAACAGGAGCCATTTGGTACCAAG GTGAGGCTAATACAAACTACAACAGAGATGAATACAACTGCTCATTCCCTGGCATGATTGACGATTGGAGGATGGCTTTCCATGAAGGCTCGGGTGGCCAAACTGCACTAGACTTCCCATTTGGATTTGTACAG CTGAGCACATTTCACAGAAAAGCTCAGCACGATGGGTTCAGAGAAATACGCTGGCATCAGACTGCAGACTATGGCTTTGCCCCTAATGAGCGCATGAAGAACACCTTTATGGCTGTTGCTATCGACTTACCTGATGATAAGTCCCCCTGGGGCAG TATCCACCCAGAGTATAAACGGGATGTGGCACACAGACTTGTGCTGGGGGCAAGAGCTGTCGCCTATGGGGAGAACGTGTCTTTCCAAGGACCTTTCCCTTCTCAGATCGTTCTCAACGAGTTTTTCATTTGCATTGTGTTTAATCAGGATATTAATGTCACCCTTGATGATGATTTTTTTGAG ATCTGCTGCTCTGAGGAGAaaatgtgtggatcagataatAATTGGTTGCCTTCTTCCATTATAAAACATGGCTTGGATTATGTCTTTATATCTATACCACCACCGTGTTCAGATGCTTCTGTTAAAGCGGTCCGTTATCTCTGGACAGACTGGCCCTGTAAATTTAAAGCCTGCCCCATCTACAGCTCTGATGGACTCTTACCTGCACCACCGTTCATCCTGGCCATAACAAAACAGTGA